In Desertibacillus haloalkaliphilus, a single genomic region encodes these proteins:
- a CDS encoding CBS domain-containing protein, with amino-acid sequence MATKHEQILQYISDLGIGEKISVRQIAKALTVSEGTAYRAIKEAENQGLVSTIERVGTIRIEKKKKENIEKLTYAEIVNIIDGHVLGGRQGLYKTLNRFVIGAMKQEAMMRYVEAGNLLIVGNRDQVHKLALEAGSAVLITGGFETSDEVIKLADELELPIISTTYDTFTVAAMINRAIYDQLIKKEIVLVDDVLISLQDTFYLTTDNTVEKWHELNERTGHSRYPVIDDKMKIQGMIAAKDVMGENRQTPIEKVMTKNPITVHGQTSVASVAHVMVWEGIELLPVVDQYRKLIGVISRQDVLKALQMIQRQPHVGDTIDDLITSRFQDSSEENYTYQCEVTPQMTNQLGTISYGVLTTLVTEAGSRVLRKYKKGDLVVENITIYFIKPVQIESMIQIEPKVLEIGRKHGKIDVEIYHDGAIVGKALMMAQLLDRA; translated from the coding sequence GAAAATATCCGTAAGGCAAATTGCAAAAGCATTAACCGTCAGTGAAGGAACGGCTTACCGTGCGATTAAGGAAGCAGAAAACCAAGGACTTGTCAGCACGATCGAACGGGTAGGGACGATTCGCATTGAGAAAAAGAAAAAAGAAAACATTGAGAAGTTAACATATGCAGAAATTGTTAATATTATTGATGGACATGTCCTTGGCGGGCGTCAAGGGCTTTATAAGACCCTAAACCGTTTCGTGATCGGTGCGATGAAGCAGGAAGCGATGATGCGTTATGTTGAAGCGGGAAATCTATTAATTGTAGGGAACCGTGATCAAGTCCATAAGCTTGCGCTTGAAGCAGGATCAGCGGTATTGATCACTGGAGGCTTTGAGACGAGTGATGAAGTAATTAAGTTAGCTGACGAGCTTGAATTACCGATCATTTCTACGACTTATGATACATTTACCGTTGCCGCGATGATCAACCGCGCCATCTATGACCAATTAATTAAAAAGGAAATTGTTCTTGTTGATGATGTGCTTATTTCCCTACAAGACACGTTTTACTTAACGACGGATAACACCGTGGAAAAATGGCATGAGCTTAATGAAAGAACTGGCCATAGTCGATATCCTGTGATCGATGACAAAATGAAAATTCAAGGGATGATTGCAGCTAAAGATGTCATGGGAGAAAACCGGCAAACGCCGATAGAGAAGGTGATGACGAAAAACCCAATTACTGTTCATGGGCAAACATCGGTCGCTTCTGTTGCACATGTGATGGTTTGGGAAGGGATTGAATTATTGCCTGTTGTTGATCAGTACCGAAAATTAATTGGGGTGATTAGTCGCCAAGATGTCTTAAAAGCGTTGCAAATGATTCAACGTCAGCCGCATGTTGGAGATACGATTGATGATTTAATTACGAGCCGCTTTCAAGATTCAAGTGAAGAAAACTATACGTACCAGTGTGAAGTGACCCCACAAATGACCAATCAGCTCGGGACGATTTCATACGGTGTGTTAACTACATTAGTTACAGAGGCAGGGAGCCGTGTATTACGAAAGTATAAAAAAGGTGACCTTGTCGTTGAGAACATTACGATTTATTTCATAAAACCTGTCCAAATTGAAAGCATGATTCAAATCGAACCGAAAGTGTTAGAAATTGGACGTAAGCATGGAAAAATTGATGTTGAAATCTATCATGATGGTGCTATTGTTGGAAAGGCTTTAATGATGGCACAATTGTTAGATCGTGCATAG